The region CCGAGGGTCTGCCGCCCGAGATCCTCGAACGCCTGCACGGCACGGTGCGCTTCCCGCAGCGGGAGGGACGATGAGCGGCAAGGTCCTCGTCGCGGGCATCGGGAACGTGTTCCTGGGCGACGACGGCTTCGGGGTGGAGGTCGTGGGCCGCCTGCTGGAGGAGGAACACCCCGCAGGCGTGCGGGTCGCCGACTTCGGCGTCCGCGGCGTCCACCTCGCCTACGAGCTGATGAACGGGTACGACGCCGTGGTGCTCGTGGACGCGGTGCCCCTGTCGGAGGAGCCGGGCACCGTCCAGGTCGTCGAGGTCGACCTGGACGCCGTCGAGCCGGCGGCCCCCGGCGCGGCCGCCCCGGTGATGGACGCCCACGGCATGACGCCCGACGCGGTGTTCGGCCTGTTCAGAGCTCTCGGCGGCAGCGTCGGCAGAGCGCTGGTGGTGGGCTGCCGGCCCCTGGACTGCTCGGAGCGGATGGGCCTGTCCGAACCGGTCGCCGGAGCCGTCGACCGGGCTGCCGGCCTCGTGCGCGAGCTGGTCGGCGAACTGACCGCCGCGCCGCGGGCGGAACCCGGTTTCGAACCGCGCCGCTGAGCCGCCGGGACTGTCGCAAGGGGACGATCACGTCGTCCACAACGGACGGAAGATCCCGCTGCGCGACACGGCCACCGGCTCTACCTTGGGAATCCGGACCCGCCGCAGCTCGGCGGTCCCCGCACCGAACGGGACGCGGGGCCAGGCGACCAGGGGGAGGTGGCCGATGAGCTCGACGCCCACGGCCTTCGACGAGGTCCACATCCTGTGGACATCCGAGGGGATGAGCTGTGACGGCGACACGGTGTCGGTGACCAACGCGACGCTGCCCAGCATCGAGGACGTGGTGCTCGGCACGGTGCCGGGGCTGCCGAAGGTGCACCTGCACAACAAGGTGCTGGCCTACGAGACCGGCTCGGACTTCATGGCGGCCTTCCACCAGGCCGCCCGCGGCGAGCTGGAGCCGTTCATCTTCGTCGTCGAGGGCTCCATCCCCAACGAGAACATCAATCCCGAGGGCTACTGGACCTCGATGGGCAACGACCCGGACACCGGCGAGCCGATCACCCTCAACCAGTGGATCGACCGCCTGGCGCCGAAGGCGTGGGCAGTCGTGGCTGCGGGCACCTGCGCCACCTACGGCGGCATCCACGCGATGGCGGGAAACCCGACCGGCTGCATGGGGCTGGCCGACTACCTCGGCCCGGACTTCCGCACCGCGGGCGGGCTGCCGATCGTCA is a window of Saccharopolyspora erythraea NRRL 2338 DNA encoding:
- a CDS encoding hydrogenase maturation protease, giving the protein MSGKVLVAGIGNVFLGDDGFGVEVVGRLLEEEHPAGVRVADFGVRGVHLAYELMNGYDAVVLVDAVPLSEEPGTVQVVEVDLDAVEPAAPGAAAPVMDAHGMTPDAVFGLFRALGGSVGRALVVGCRPLDCSERMGLSEPVAGAVDRAAGLVRELVGELTAAPRAEPGFEPRR